A stretch of DNA from Methanoplanus endosymbiosus:
GCCACCACTATCACGGAACAGAAGTATGCGATGATGTAATGCTCAGAGAAGAGGAGGTAAACAGAATATATGATGTATTCCTGCCAAATGATGCCTTTGTACGGTTTGAAGAGTTCCTTCAGGGCGTTTTCTCAGGAATTGAGGCCGGAAAGAAGATATCCATAAGTGACTTAACCCGTCTCATAGGTGAAAACCTGGACACAGGAATACTTGCATCGGCTGCAAAAAAAGGAATACCTGTGTACTGTCCGGCAATTCAGGACTCAATGATAGGCCTTCAGTACTGGATGTTTGACCAGACATCAGGTGTGACGGTTGATGCCTTTAAGGATATGTCAGAGCTTATGGACATCTGCTTTGCCTCCAAAAAATCCGGTGCAATGCTTGTCGGAGGCGGTGTACCGAAAAATTATATATTCCAGAGCATGCTTATGACTCCAAAAGGTTTTGACTATGCTGTGCAGCTCACAGGTGACCGGCCTGACCTTGGCGGGCTTTCGGGAGCGACCCTTGATGAAGCAAAGTCATGGGGCAAGCTGACAGGAGAGGCAACCTCACAGACAGTCTACGGGGATGCCACAATAAACATGCCGCTTATTATAGCAGCAACTCTGGAGAGAATTGAGAGATGACAGAATTAATGCTTGCACTCGATGTCCTGACAAGGGCAGAGGCAATGGATATTGCGGAGAAGACACATCCGTATATTGACGCAATTAAGATCGGATATCCGCTTGTACTTGGATCAGGCCTTTCGGTTGCGAGAGACCTGTCCGAATTTGACCTTCCCCTTATAGCGGATTTCAAGGTTGCCGACATTCCGAATACTAACAGGCTCATCGCTGAGCATGTCTTTGAAGCCGGATTTTCAGGAATTATCACTCAGGGATTTACGGGCCGGGATTCTGTGTCAGCCTGCGTTGATGTTGCACACAGTGCCGGGGGTAAATGCTATGTTGTCACTGAGATGAGCCACCCCGGTGCACTTGACTTCATGGGTGAAGGAATAGCAGAGAGACTTGCAGCGTTAGCTGTAGAATGCAATGCTGACGGAATTATTGCACCTGCAACAAGACCTGAGAGGGTAAAGGCGCTAAGGGAGATTATCGGAAAGAAGAAGATCCTCTCACCGGGAGTTGGTGCACAGGGTGGCAGTGCAGAGGAGATTGCACCGCTGATAGATTCGATGATTGTCGGACGTTCAATATACAACAGTGAAGATCCGGCGAAGGCTGCACAATCCTACTCGTTTATCCGGAACTAAAGCCGGAATCCCGGAAGAATTTCCGGGGAGAGATGAAGCAGACCAAAACCCCCCCCCTAACCTCTATTCCCATTCGCCGATGATGAGTGAAACCGATCTGACCTTAATGGAAGCGATTCCAAAGAGGGATGAAGAACCCTATGAGTCACCTGAGGCGAATTACATAACACATACATAGATAAAAATAAAAAATAGCAAAAAACCGCACAACCCTCTTTTAGTCCCCAGATAACTACAGCTTAATAATTAGGACATTCTTCACCGGAATCATAACCCCGGTCAAAAGCTCCTCCTCCGGCACCTGTGCCGGGTCATTGATGTATACCTTGTCGGCCCTGCCGGAATGAGATTTTCAGAGTCAAGGTATGCAAAGAGCTTCTCATAAGCTGCCGGTACCCCTGATAAGGCCCGGTGTGAAAAACTGCTGCAAACCCCCCGCCTTCAAGATTTCTAACCTCAACTGCCGGATCGCTGATAGTAATCCTGCCGGGCACAGGTATTTCAGATTCAATATCGGTAACCTGTACATATATCCCTTTCAGAAGGCACAGGCAGGCCCTTCTCATCATAAATTCACAGCGCTTTCTGCGAGAGATGAGCGATATACGAAAATGTCCCTGTCGGAATGTTATCTCCTGTCATGGGTTACAGAATAATCTCTCCTCCCCGGATATATCAGATCATAGTCTGCCCCGGGTTAAGGAAATATCATTTCCGGGCCGGCCATCAAACAATAATTCTTATCTTCTGAGTAGCATATTCTTCTTCATGATCTGGACTGAAGAACAGTTAAAACTGTCAAAAAAATACAAAAATCTTGAGGAAATCCCTGTGGAAGAGCGGAGATACAAGTGCCACACCTGCCACCATGTGGTTACAGAAAATCCGTGCCCATGCTGCGGTGAGACAAACCTTGAGATAATGTGTCCTCTTGATCACTGCAACTGCCACCACAACATAATTGAGAAGATTGAGTACTGCCCTCTCTGCGGCCAGGCAATATGCCCCGACTGCGGAAGCCACGATGTATCACAGGTTTCACGGGTAACAGGATACCTCGCTGATGTCTCAGGATGGAACAAAGGCAAACAACAGGAATTAAAGGACAGAGCGAGATACTCTGTTGCATGAAGTATTACATAAAAAATAAAACTCTTTTTTTACGCGGAAATTTCAGGGCAGTCAGTTCAGGCGCAGGCGGCGGTCTCTCAGATGTCTCAACCATTATCAACCGGACGGTTGAGAAGAATTTCATGCACGACAGTCCTGAAACATTTATTGAGGAGATTGTCAGGGATGAGGGCTGCACAGGGGATTTTTACGGCCTGCTGACCGCCGTTGATATGAAGACTCTCTGTGTACTCATAAACCGCACCATAACAGTATTCATCACCGCCGGAGTGAGCAACCCAAACCCGGAAAATCCCAGACTTCCGGGTACGATAAACATAATTGTACACAGCAGGGACGGCCTTTATGACGAGGCAATGGCCGGACTTATCATCACTGCAACGGAGGCGAAGACAGAGGCCCTCTTCTCAATGGGCTATGACTTTGCCGGAACCACAACCGACGCAGTCGTCACATGCTGTAATAAGGAGAACCAGAAGGTACACAGATATGCCGGAAGAATGACCGGGATCGGCAAGTGGACCGCCGAAGCTGTCCTCTTCGGGGTGCAGGAAGCTATTGCAAGACACGACGGCAAAAAACCGGCAGATAAGCCCGCCCTGTATGTACTCAGCACAATCGGAGGGGACCACTGGATTGAATGGTCACCGGAAGGCTGCCCGTATTACCCCTGCCATTTCAGAGGACAGGTATGCAACTACTGTTACTGCCCGTTTTACCCGTGCAATGACGAAGAACTTGGATATTCTGTTGATACATCCACTGGCGGCACAGTCTGGGGGTGCACGAACTGCATACTGATGCACCACCCGGAGATTGTCAGCCATCTGAAGAAGAATCCTATGGCTGAAATCAGTGAACTTAAAAAAGTTGCAGAAGAGCTGGAACTCGAAATTAACGCAGAAAAACAGTCAGAATGAACAGTAATAACGCCTGAAATGGGAGTCAGTAATATCCCAGGCAAATCTCCGCGAGAGATGCCGGGCAAAAATAATTCCGGATTTAAATTCCGGACATTTACATTACTCTTCTATGCCAAGTGCATCAAGAAGTTCTGCAAGAGGAATACCATGCCCTTCTGCTGCCTGCCTGATGTTCTCTCCGCTCGCAAGGGCGCAGCCTACACAGCCCATTCCAAAACGCATCAGTATCCCTGCTGCTTCAGGTTTTTCCTGAAGAAGTTCTGACAGTAAACTGTCTGCTGTTAATACCATATTCACCTGTTTTGAATTTATTTGTAATATACATTATGATATTGCACGCATCCGGAGGAATAACTGCAATGCCTCAGAAAAAAGTGCAAAAATCAGGAAGAAAACCTGACACCACATAATAATCATACAGAATAGCAGTAATTACAAATATAAAGAAAAATTCATAGAGTTTTTACTTTCACCCCACGCGGCAACAGATTATATAGAAAGAGGTTGCTGATACTTAACCGGAGATGTTTAAAATGGACATTGATCCTGTTATTACAGAAAGAATCTCCCTTAAGATTAAGGAAAAAGGCATTGATGCCGGAGATGAAGAGATAGCCGCAAAACTTCGCATTCTTATCGAGGACTTCCATATCCCTCCGGAGGAAGCAGAAAAGACAGTTACTGACGAAATTCTGAAGGAGAATAAAATCAGGGATTTTTCCGGAGAAAAAACAGCTGAGATGACTGCCATTGCAGATGCGTTCCCGGGAGAGTGGGTGACAGTTGAAGGAAAAGTTGTATCTCTCTCAGATCACCCGTCAGAATCCATAGCCCAGTCAGGCGTAATTGCAGACAAAACAGGTGCAATGAATTTTGTAATCTGGAAGAAAGCCGGCGCAGAAGAGCTTGAGGAACTTGAGTGGTACAGGTTTGAATCTGCTGTTGTGGATGAATTCCGGGGCGCGCCGAGCCTGAAGGTTCATTCCGGAACAACAGTCACAAAGACAGAACAGGAGACACCCCTGATACCAAATCAGGTCAGAATTTCAGATTTAAAACCCGGAGTTGCAACCCTTCGTGCAAAGGTTGTCAGGGACTTTGATGCCGGACATGAGAGAATGCTTCAGGCCGGACTGTTAGGTGATGAGACCGGAACAGTCAGATTCGTGACCTGGAAAGGCGGCAATAGTGAGGTCCTTGAGGAAGATAAGATCTACACAATATACTATGCTGAAGTCAATGAATATCAGGGAAAGATCTCGCTTAATATCACCGGCTCAATGGTTCTTGAGGACGAAGATACAGAGATTGATGTATATGAAGGAGATGCAGAGACATCAGGTGTATTCATTCATATGGGTGGTGGATCAGGGCTTATCAAGAGGTGCCCGGTTGAAGGCTGCAACAGGACCCTCTCAAGGCAGAATTTCTGTACCATACATGAGGTGCAGAATGACTTCCGCTATGACCTCAGGATAACCGGAGTTATTGATGACGGAAAATCTGCAAAAAACATCATTATTCAGAGAGCAGAAGCAGAGAGGATAACCGGCATCACAATGGATGAAGCTGTAAAAACCGCAACAGACAGCCCACTGGGTTACGATGACGTAGTAATACAGATGAAAGATGCCCTGCTGGGCAGATACTTCACCTGCAAAGGAAATGATATGGACGGTACAATCCTTGTAAAATCCTGTACTTCCGGGAGATATGACTCATCCATCCATGCCGGACTCATAAACCGGACTGCGGAGATGCTTAAGGAGAATGGAGGTGACTGCTGATGAAAGAGAAAGAAGGCCAGTCCAGAAATTTTGAGAGGGAACCTGCAAAGAGAGTCTTTGCAACCGAACTCAGGGAAGCCAGGGTTCAGTTTAAGGAGAGCACAGACGATATGAGTCCTTCATATATCATGCTGCCAACCGGCGAACGGTGCAACAGAATCTTCTTCTGCGGAGAGCTTAAGAATAAAGAGAAACGCGGGGACCAGAATGTCTTCTACACAGCGAGGGTGAAGGATGCAACAGGACTCTTCTTCATAAACGCAGGAAGCTATCAGCAGGAAGCAATGCTTCAGATGACATCCCTTGAAAACGATTCATATGTGGCAGTAACCGGAAAACCGATAATAAAAGAGACGCAGGACGGCGGATTCTTTGTATCAGTCAGGGTGGAGAGCATATCAGCAGTTGATGATGAGACATACAGGCTATGGCTTGACGACACAGCCAAAGCTACCCTTGACAGAATTGAGATATTTGGTGAGACAGAGGACTCAGCAAAGGCAGGGGAATTTTACAGCACTGACATCAAAAAATACTTAAAAATAACCTACAACGCCCTTGCAGGAGAGAATTACTGAATAATAAGAGACCAGTACATTTCAGAAAACCGGATAATACAGTGCAGCACCCAAAATTTCCAAAGAAACAGTGCATTGCAATCCGGAAAACATATACACAATAAAACCTCCAAAAACAGATAAAAACCTGCAAACAGGTTTTTTTCCGGACGACAAACCTTTTTTTTAACACCATAGAACCACAATATTCCCACTTCCGCTCAGGAAATGCCGCCACATCCATATACCACCATCCATATAAATCCAAAAATAGAAAGACCCTCAATTACAACAAACGAAAAAATAAGTAACTTACAAATCCAGAATAAATAACGGTTTTTTTACAGGCTTTAAATTCCGGAAAAAAACCCGGCGGAAATGATGGTTAAAATACCATGTCACAACCGGAATTAAGTACAATTCCGGGTGCCGGCAGAGATTTAAGAAAATTACTGATAAAACAGGAGATGTTTGGTGTGGATGAATATCCGGAAATAATAAAAAGAATCTCCCAGAAGATTGAAGAAAAAGGCATAACTGCCGAAGAAGACAGAATAGCTTCCAAATTACGGCTTCTCATAGAGGATTTCCATATCCCGCCTGAGGAAGCTGAAAAGACAGTCACAAATGAGATACTGAGGGAGAATAATGTATCCACCGTATCAAGGGAACCCTCATCCGAAACCATCGGAATTGCGGATGCAAACCCCGGAGACTGGGTTACAATAGAGGGAAAAGTCGTGTCGGTATCTGCTCACCCCCATGAAGCCATTGCCCAGAAAGGAATTATTGCAGATGAATCAGGAGCAATAAGCTTCATTATCTGGGAAAAAGCCGGTGCAGAACCTCTTGAGGAACTCAGATGGTACAGGATAGAGTCCGCAGTCGTTGATGAATACCGTGGCGCACCGAGCATGAAGATTCATTCAGGAACTACGATCACAAAGTCAGAACAGGAAAAACCCCTGATGCCGACACCGGTCAAAATTGCGGATCTAAAGCCCGGAGTGGCGACAATAAGGGTTAAAATGATCCAGAACTGGGATCCCCGCCATGAAAATATGCTCCAGTCCGGACTTTTGGGTGATGAGACAGGCACTGTCAAATTCATCACATGGAAGGAGAGGAACAATGATTTCCTCGGTGAGAGCCGCGACAAACTTCTTGAAGAGAATAAAGTATATTCAATATACTACGCAGTTGTGGATGAGTACAATGGAAATTATTCACTGAATATCAGTGACTCGATGGCACTTGAAGAGGAAGGTGCCGACATTGAAATTGCATCGAATGAAACCGGAGTTACAGGTGTATTTGTGAACTTCTCACCAAATATGGGTCTTATAAAGAGATGCCCTGTCGAAGGCTGCAACAGGGCACTCTCAAGACAGAACTACTGCCCGGTGCATGAGCTCCAGAACAACTCAAAATATGACCTGAGAATAATTGGTACTATAGATAACGGAAAAGAGGCACACAATGTTATCATCCAGAGGGAGGTGACCGAAAATATAACCGGCATGACACTTGAAAAGGCAATAGAGATGGCAGAAAACAATCCGCTTGGCCTTGATGATGTGATACTGGAGATAAAGAAGGTCCTTACCGGAAGGTACTATACATGCACTGGCAGTGATATCAACGGAACAATTCTGGTTGAATCGTGCACCCCAAAGAGGTTTGATTCAATGGAACATGCAGAACTGTTAAACCGTGCTGCACCCGAAGAAGAGGCAGGAGGCGAATTCTGAATGGCAGATGAAAACAGTAACTCAGAGAGAAGAAGATATTTCAGGGAGCCGGCAAAGCGTGTTTTAGCTTCAGAACTGCGTGAGACGAGGCTCCAGTTCAAAGGCGGAGAGGATGAGTACAGCCCCACATATATTATGCTCCCGACAGGGGAGAGATGCAACAGGATCTTCTTCTGCGGAATTCTCACCAATAAGGAGAGACGAGGCGAGGATAATAACTTCATCATTGCAAGGGTGAGGGACCCGACAGGGCTTTTCTTCATAAATGCCAGTAGTTACAATGAGAATGCCATGCATGAACTCTCATCAGTTGAAAACGATGCCTATGTTGCAGTAGTAGGCAAACCTGCCATACGCCAGACACCCGATGGAGCTGTCATGGTAAATATAAGGGTTGAGACTATAGCCGAGGTGGATGAAGAGACCTGCAGAACCTGGCTTGATGACACAACAAAGGCAACCCTTGACAGGATAGAACTTTTCGGAGAGACAGAAGACTCAGAAAAAGCTTCAGAATTTTACAATACAGACCTTTCAGTGTACAGAAAAATTGTCTATGATGCACTGGCAGGACAAAAACTTTAAAAAAGGGACAGACCCTTATTTTAATAATAATTTTTGCTGTATTCAGAAAATTTACGGCAATTCTTCGGAACCGGTATAAAGTTATATCTACGGATAATCATTACTGGTACCGAGAACAGGGCGGATTAAAATATGGGGCACAAAAGAGGAATTCAGGATAAAATAAAGGCTCTCTCAGAATACCTCAATGTGAACCCGGCCAGAATTACAGAATCGGAAGGAACATTATACTCTTTTAAAGCACTCTATTACGGCCCGAATACAGCATACCTTGTCCTGACCGACATTGAGGCAAATGTCGCCGCAAGACGCGCAATAAAAAGCAGACTGTGGGTAATCACACTTGAAGCCGCCTTTGAATATTTTGGGATAGAGTCATATCCGGCAGATGCCCTTGAAAAGCTGAAACACCAGGAGATCCGGGAGATAAATGCCGGCATATACAGGCTTGTTGAGGCCACATGCGGAGCGGAGATACTCTCTGAAAAGATGCTCTCTCTTGGGAACCGGGCAAATATCCTTGCAGATTACGATCAGACAGAGAGAAAGTCCGGAGAATATTATATATACAGACTTTTCTGAAAACAATCAGAATAAGAGATGAAGCAAAGCCCTGCGAATCAACCAAAAATAATAGTAATCTGCAAAAAAATAAACCCAAAATAATTAACACACAGTTAGGAAAAAGAAATGGTTTTTATGCTCTCAATGCAATGCTTCAGATTAAAGAGATACCATAAATCTAATCTTTTGTAAATTATTCCGGGTGCATCCAATGAGCATAAGCTTAATAACAAAAATACTTAACAGGGCAATAGAGGGAGATTACTCAGAAAGGGTTGATACCAACCTTTTTGATGGTGAAGAAAGAGAACTTGCAGAGTCAGTAAATACGGCCATTGAGTTCATCATTGACAGCAGGAAAACCTGTGACAACGTAATGATGCTGATAGAGCAAAACCCCAAGCCCATGATAATTGTTGACCATAATTTTAATCCTGTTGACATGAACCGGGCATATTCAAAACTTATGGGAGCACCAAAATCAGAACTCATGCGGCAGGACACCTCGCAATATTCAATAAAAACCCTGAAAGGTGAATCTGCCTCAACACTTTTTTCAGATAAAAAAGAGACCGAATGTGAACTTGAATTTACATTAAAAGACGGAACAAAAAAGATTCTGAGGCAGTTTGGAGCACCCCTGAAGGATGAGAGGGGCAGTGTCGAGATCGGGCTATTCGTATATGATGATGTCACCATAGAGAGAGAGGAAGAGAAAGAGATTGAGAAGCAGATCCAGACCATAAAAACCCTTCAGGAGAGGTCAGAGACTATAGTTCAGCAAAACCCCATGCCAATTATTCTCTGTGACAAACAGTTTAACATCCGCGTTGTCAATGACGCTTATGCACAGTTAAGCGGAATAAATTCTGATAAACTAAGAAAGATGACACTCCGGGACTTCTCAGTTATCAGGACAGAGGGAGATGGAATAAAATATGTACTGGAGGAGAAGAACCGGAGCTATGGCGAAGTTACCGTTAAATTCCCCACCGGAGAAAAAATTCTCGAACAGTATGGAATTCCGGTGCTGAACAACGACAAAGAGATTGCAAGCATACTGATAGTCTATAATGACATCACAGAAATAAGGGAGAAGCAGCAGGAAGTCCTCAGAATGATGGAGGAAGAGAGGGCAAGGGCAAGGGTGCTCAACAAGAGTATTGGTGAAGTCGGAGAGGGCATGGAATTTCTCAGAAAGGGCGATTTTACCAGTGAGATGAAGATAATAGAGGAAGACCCACTGATACAGATTAAAAAAGACTATAATGGAACTGTAAGTGAACTCAGGAATATCTTTTCCGGAGTGGTAACGGCTATGGGCGAAGTCGGGCAGCATATGAAGGATGCCGATGGCAGTTCAGAAGAGGTTGCAAAAGCCGCCGAACAGGTAGCAGTCGGAAGCCAGAAGTGTGCTGAGCTTACAAAAACCCTTCTGGATCAGATAGACGGAATTAACAGGGACATAGCAGATCTTTCAGCCTCAAATGAAGAGATCGCAGGTACATCACAGGAAGTTCTTTCTGAAGCTGACAGGCTCTCAGATATGGGCCATAGTGCCGAATCACTGGGAAAATCTGCCAATGACAAGATGGGAGCTGTCATGGAGATAACCAGAAATACAGTGTTTGAGATGGAAGAGCTGAATGCTGAGATGCTTGAGATCAACAATGTCCTTAAGATGATCAATGAGATCACAAACCAGATCAATATGCTTGCATTAAATGCCGCAATAGAAGCCGCAAGGGCAGGTGAGCATGGGAGAGGATTTGCTGTAGTGGCAGGCGAGGTAAAAAATCTTGCAACAGATGCAAAAAAAGCCACATCAAAGATTGACAAAGTGATAGAAAATATTCAGAAGAGCAGTTCGGAAACTGTCAGTTCAATAAAATCAGCCAATGACGAAGTGGAATTAGGGGTGAATATTGTAAATGAGACAATAGCATCCCTGAATAATATCGTGACAGGCGCAAACCATGTGACAAGGGATATGGGGGAGATTGTGAGAGCCATTGAGGCTCAGGCAAATATCACAAACGAAATTGTGCATGAAACTGAAAAGAGTAATCAGGTTACAAAAGAAACACAAAGAGAGATAGAAGAACTTGCAGCATTCTCAGAGGAGACAAGTGCATCTGTAGAGGAGATTTCAGGTGCAATCAGCGAAGTCAACAGTCTTGCAGATAATATTAAACAGAATCTGAACAGGCTCAGAGTATAAGTGGCAAAAGATTATGGCAATAATAAATGTAGTGGAATTTGAGATAAACGGCGAGAGATATGCACTTGACATAGGACTATCAAGGGAGATCGTGGAGATGATACCCATAACACCTGTACCGAGGGCACCGTATCATATTGCCGGCATAATTAACCTCAGGGGAGAGATTACAAATATCATCAACCTGAACAGAATACTGGCCATACCCGATAGAGAAAACCGCGAAGAGCAGAAGATAATTGTCCTGATACCTGAGGCGGCAGAAGGATCAAATGTCGGGATTATTGTTGACAATGTCCACTCTGTTCTTCAGGTGAGCGAGGATCAGATAGAGGAGATCTCAAAGACCATCTCAAATGAAGCTTATATAAAAAATATAATTAAAATAGGTGAGGACAAAGAGGACGGAACAGAGAAGAAAAGACTCATAATGTGGCTTGATGTCGCCCAGATACTGCGGGACATCCTTGAGGCCAACAGAGCCTGAATGCAGAAATACTCCCTTCAGAAGATTATTCCGGCCATAAATGCCCAAAAGGCCACCATATAACCGGGAATATCCATCAGGAAAAACAGAAATAATTATTTTTCGCCCAAAAATCAGACATAATATCGTTTCAGGCGGAGATTTTTCCTGTTTTAAGCCTTCTTTTTTCCCTGAAAATTTTTTTAATCCGGAATGAATACCGGCCCATAAATCCGCCTGTAAAAGACGTGATCAGGACGATCATTGCCACAGTTGTTGCGATAATCGGCGTGCCGTACATCGAGGCTATGGCAAGTGAAAATTCACCTCTGGCTGTGGTCTCAGACCACACTTCAATTCCGGAATACGGATTTTTATGAACATACATGCCTATTGCCATGGATGAAATCAGCTTTGAGGCTATTGCAAGGAGTGCAAGGATCACAACCGGAATTACAGGGAAGCCATCGGTGAGATCCACTGAAATTCCGAAGAAGACAAAGAATAATATCAGGAATACATCCCTGAATGGCTTGGCATGCCTCTCAAGCATTTCGGGGTTTGTAGATGATAAAGCAGAACCAAGTGCGATTGCCGTCAGGGTTGCAGGAATCTCTAAAAGCCCCGATATTCCCGCAGCAGCAATTACAGCAGTAAATGTAAAGAGGAGAGGTATATCATCATCCCTCTCAAGCAGTACCCTGATCTTTGAACCGAGAATTCTGACCGCAATAAAGAAGAAGGCAATCACTAAAGCAGCACTCAGAAGTATCTTTGCAGGGTTTGCTGAAGCCGCCGAGAAGGCAACTATGATGAAGAGCAGCATAATATCTTCGAAGACCATCAGCCAGAGTATAGTCTCGGATTCGGGCGAGGCAAGTTTCCTGTTCTCTATAAGGGAGGATACAGCCATTGCTGAGCTGCTTATGTAAAATGCTGCGGCAATTACAAAAGCTTCATAGACAGGAAAACCGAGAAGAACGGAGGCTGCAAATCCGATGAGTATATTCACTCCGAAATCCACCAGGCCGGAGAAGAAGAAGTTGCGTTTTTTCCCGGAAAATGCTGAGGGATTTAGCTCAAGCCCCATCATAAAGAGCAGGAATAAAAGGCCGAGCTGTGTCAGGAAATCCGAGACATCAGTCTCGTGAACGATATTAAGTCCGCTCACACCGATCGCAATGCCGCCAAGCATATACATAGGTACAGGCGGGAAATTGAACCGCTTTGAGAATAATGCAAAACCCAGGCAGAGCAGAAGTGCAAGGGCTATTCCTTCCATCATATAATCAGAGAAACCTCTCTTTAAAGGATGCTATCTGCTCCTCTTCTCCAATTACAAGCACAGAATCTCCTTCTTTAAATCTGAACTCAGGAGATGGATTCAGGATGCTGTTCCCCGAACTGCTTACAGCAACAACCGTTGCTCCGGTAATACTCCTGACATTGAGATCAGATATGGATTTTCCGGACGTTTTTGAACCAAGAGTGTAGGAATGAATTTCTATCGGAAGGTCGGAGAGGGATGAGAAGACCATTGACAC
This window harbors:
- a CDS encoding chemotaxis protein CheW yields the protein MAIINVVEFEINGERYALDIGLSREIVEMIPITPVPRAPYHIAGIINLRGEITNIINLNRILAIPDRENREEQKIIVLIPEAAEGSNVGIIVDNVHSVLQVSEDQIEEISKTISNEAYIKNIIKIGEDKEDGTEKKRLIMWLDVAQILRDILEANRA
- a CDS encoding methyl-accepting chemotaxis protein yields the protein MSISLITKILNRAIEGDYSERVDTNLFDGEERELAESVNTAIEFIIDSRKTCDNVMMLIEQNPKPMIIVDHNFNPVDMNRAYSKLMGAPKSELMRQDTSQYSIKTLKGESASTLFSDKKETECELEFTLKDGTKKILRQFGAPLKDERGSVEIGLFVYDDVTIEREEEKEIEKQIQTIKTLQERSETIVQQNPMPIILCDKQFNIRVVNDAYAQLSGINSDKLRKMTLRDFSVIRTEGDGIKYVLEEKNRSYGEVTVKFPTGEKILEQYGIPVLNNDKEIASILIVYNDITEIREKQQEVLRMMEEERARARVLNKSIGEVGEGMEFLRKGDFTSEMKIIEEDPLIQIKKDYNGTVSELRNIFSGVVTAMGEVGQHMKDADGSSEEVAKAAEQVAVGSQKCAELTKTLLDQIDGINRDIADLSASNEEIAGTSQEVLSEADRLSDMGHSAESLGKSANDKMGAVMEITRNTVFEMEELNAEMLEINNVLKMINEITNQINMLALNAAIEAARAGEHGRGFAVVAGEVKNLATDAKKATSKIDKVIENIQKSSSETVSSIKSANDEVELGVNIVNETIASLNNIVTGANHVTRDMGEIVRAIEAQANITNEIVHETEKSNQVTKETQREIEELAAFSEETSASVEEISGAISEVNSLADNIKQNLNRLRV
- a CDS encoding cation:proton antiporter regulatory subunit — its product is MSIRSREMPGIGKKYELDTDFGDRVSVIQLESGGAQLYVSSRNGESGSAELTLSESIRVSNILAGPVLKAEDEGVSMVFSSLSDLPIEIHSYTLGSKTSGKSISDLNVRSITGATVVAVSSSGNSILNPSPEFRFKEGDSVLVIGEEEQIASFKERFL
- a CDS encoding cation:proton antiporter; translation: MMEGIALALLLCLGFALFSKRFNFPPVPMYMLGGIAIGVSGLNIVHETDVSDFLTQLGLLFLLFMMGLELNPSAFSGKKRNFFFSGLVDFGVNILIGFAASVLLGFPVYEAFVIAAAFYISSSAMAVSSLIENRKLASPESETILWLMVFEDIMLLFIIVAFSAASANPAKILLSAALVIAFFFIAVRILGSKIRVLLERDDDIPLLFTFTAVIAAAGISGLLEIPATLTAIALGSALSSTNPEMLERHAKPFRDVFLILFFVFFGISVDLTDGFPVIPVVILALLAIASKLISSMAIGMYVHKNPYSGIEVWSETTARGEFSLAIASMYGTPIIATTVAMIVLITSFTGGFMGRYSFRIKKIFREKRRLKTGKISA